The following proteins come from a genomic window of Leopardus geoffroyi isolate Oge1 chromosome A3, O.geoffroyi_Oge1_pat1.0, whole genome shotgun sequence:
- the PFDN4 gene encoding prefoldin subunit 4, with translation MAATMKKAAAEDVNVTFEDQQKINKFARNTSRITELKEEIEVKKKQLQNLEDACEDIMLADDDCLMIPYQIGDVFISHSQEETQEMLEEAKKNLQEEIDALEARVESIQRVLADLKVQLYAKFGSNINLEADDS, from the exons gctgcAGAAGACGTCAACGTTACTTTTGAAGATcaacaaaagataaacaaatttgCACGGAATACAAGTAGAATCACAGAGCTGAAGGAGGAAATAGAAGTAAAGAAG AAACAACTCCAAAATTTAGAAGATGCCTGTGAGGACATCATGCTTGCGGATGATGATTGCTTAATGATACCCTATCAAATTGGTGATGTTTTCATTAGCCATTCTCaagaagaaacacaggaaatGTTAGAAGAAGCAAAG aaaaatttgCAAGAAGAAATTGACGCCCTAGAAGCCAGAGTGGAATCAATTCAGCGGGTGTTAGCAGATTTGAAAGTTCAGTTATATGCAAAATTCGGGAGCAACATAAACCTCGAAGCCGATGAcagttaa